The following proteins are co-located in the Helicobacter acinonychis genome:
- a CDS encoding TrbG/VirB9 family P-type conjugative transfer protein: MQRFLFILAFVFSALRADDFLEETNEKALTNLNHPMQDLNAIQGSFFNKNRSKMSNTLNIDYFQGQTYKIRLRYAMATLLFFSKPISDFVLGDKVGFDAKILESNDHILLIKPLQIGVDSNISVIDSEGKIFSFYVFSTTFTSSKHPNLQVFIEDKNYYSNAFIKPKKGNIAENTAENNNKPLKETKETKEEEIITIGDNTNAMKIVKKDIQKGYKALKSSQRKWYCLWLCSKKSKLSLMPKEIFNDKQFTYFKFDKRLALSKFPVIYKVVDGYDNPVNTRIVGDYIIAEDVSAKWTLRLGKGYLCIRFIKKGRDE; this comes from the coding sequence ATGCAAAGATTTTTATTTATTCTTGCGTTTGTTTTTAGCGCTTTAAGGGCCGATGATTTTTTAGAAGAAACTAACGAAAAAGCCCTCACGAATTTAAACCACCCCATGCAAGATTTAAACGCCATTCAAGGGAGTTTTTTTAATAAAAACCGCTCAAAAATGTCTAACACTTTGAATATTGATTACTTTCAAGGGCAAACTTATAAGATCCGCTTGCGCTATGCGATGGCAACTTTATTGTTTTTTTCAAAACCTATTAGCGATTTTGTTTTAGGGGATAAGGTGGGCTTTGATGCAAAAATATTAGAAAGCAATGATCATATTTTGCTCATCAAGCCTTTACAAATTGGCGTGGATTCTAATATCAGCGTGATTGATAGTGAGGGTAAGATTTTTTCTTTCTATGTGTTTTCTACCACTTTCACTAGCTCCAAACACCCTAATTTACAGGTTTTTATAGAAGATAAGAATTATTATTCTAACGCTTTCATCAAGCCTAAAAAAGGGAATATAGCTGAAAATACAGCCGAAAACAATAACAAACCCTTAAAAGAAACCAAAGAAACCAAAGAAGAAGAGATCATAACTATTGGTGATAACACCAATGCGATGAAAATCGTTAAAAAAGATATTCAAAAAGGCTATAAGGCTTTAAAAAGCTCTCAAAGGAAATGGTATTGTTTGTGGCTATGCTCTAAAAAATCCAAACTCTCTTTAATGCCTAAAGAAATTTTTAACGACAAACAATTCACTTATTTCAAATTTGACAAAAGATTAGCGCTCTCTAAATTCCCAGTGATTTATAAGGTCGTTGATGGCTATGATAACCCAGTGAATACAAGGATTGTGGGCGATTATATTATCGCTGAAGATGTTTCGGCTAAATGGACTTTAAGGTTGGGTAAGGGCTATTTGTGTATCCGTTTTATAAAAAAGGGTAGAGATGAATAA
- a CDS encoding DNA type IV secretion system protein ComB10, which produces MNKWLKGALIVVGGFITIVTTSLIYHQKPKAPLNNQPTLLNDDEVKYPLQDYTFTPSLQPTHTESSKDATIKALQHQLEVALKTLNAQKMNIPKEETKEPNNPPIEPQTKPTKKDVSLKQLDLLAARITPFKQSPKNYEENLIFPMDNPKGIDGFTNLKEKDIATNENRLLRTITADKMIPAFLITPISSQIAGKVIAQVESDIFASMGKAVLIPKGSKVIGYYSNNNKMGEYRLDIVWSRIITPHGINIMLTNAKGADIKGYNGLVGELIERNFQRYGVPLLLSTLTNGLLIGITSALNNKGNKEETTNFFGDYLLLQLMRQSGMGINQVVNQILRDKSKIAPIVIIREGSRVFISPNTDIFFPIPRDNEVIAEFLK; this is translated from the coding sequence ATGAATAAGTGGCTCAAGGGGGCACTTATTGTTGTAGGGGGTTTTATAACGATTGTAACAACCTCTTTAATCTACCACCAAAAGCCAAAAGCCCCCTTAAACAACCAACCCACTCTTTTAAATGATGATGAGGTGAAATACCCCCTACAAGATTACACTTTCACTCCAAGCTTACAACCAACCCATACAGAAAGCTCCAAAGACGCTACTATAAAAGCCTTACAGCACCAACTAGAAGTCGCTCTCAAAACCTTAAACGCCCAAAAAATGAATATTCCTAAAGAAGAAACTAAAGAACCCAACAATCCTCCCATAGAGCCTCAAACAAAACCAACTAAAAAAGACGTTTCTTTAAAACAATTAGATTTATTAGCCGCTCGCATCACTCCTTTTAAACAAAGCCCTAAAAATTACGAAGAAAACTTGATTTTCCCAATGGATAACCCTAAAGGGATCGATGGCTTTACTAACCTTAAAGAAAAAGACATTGCCACTAATGAAAACAGGCTTTTACGCACCATTACAGCGGATAAAATGATACCCGCTTTTTTGATCACGCCTATTTCTAGCCAGATCGCTGGTAAAGTCATTGCACAAGTGGAGAGCGATATTTTTGCGAGCATGGGCAAGGCTGTTTTAATCCCTAAAGGCTCTAAAGTTATAGGTTATTACAGCAACAATAACAAAATGGGCGAATACCGCTTGGATATTGTGTGGAGTCGCATCATCACCCCCCATGGCATCAATATCATGCTCACTAACGCTAAAGGGGCGGACATTAAAGGCTATAACGGATTAGTGGGGGAATTGATTGAAAGGAATTTTCAACGCTATGGCGTGCCTTTATTGCTTTCTACGCTCACTAACGGCTTGTTGATTGGGATCACTTCCGCTTTAAACAACAAAGGCAATAAAGAAGAGACGACTAATTTCTTTGGGGATTATCTTTTATTGCAATTGATGAGGCAAAGCGGTATGGGGATCAATCAAGTGGTCAATCAAATTTTGAGAGACAAGAGCAAAATCGCCCCCATTGTTATCATTAGAGAGGGGAGTAGGGTATTCATTTCGCCTAATACTGACATTTTCTTCCCTATACCCAGAGACAATGAAGTCATCGCTGAGTTTTTGAAGTGA
- a CDS encoding PDZ domain-containing protein encodes MLCKALIVLLFFVNGLGAYDFKHCQAFFQKASLQKGGVALKELPKGVYLYYSKTYPKHAKVIKSDPFIGLYLLQSAPSAYAYTLRDLDKNALTRPMASVGANQVTEVQLLSKQKGYNHYARISQAIQKNGVISNICYQMLGLGVGGNGFIETKFIKRFLSQKEPYYGDIGVRLEEYHKRLVVVQFDPFFPKNPFLKNDEIIAINDQKIHSLAEFEWVVSNLKYQSLVRVKIKRNRQIKEVTLKVNKRYGGFLLKDTFLERYNIALDERFVITKIGSHLPKGLDFLKLGDRILWVNRKDVAFNQKALREALSAPKIELLVLRKGFEFYIKAR; translated from the coding sequence ATGCTTTGCAAAGCCCTTATTGTTCTATTGTTTTTTGTGAATGGCTTAGGGGCTTATGATTTCAAGCATTGTCAGGCATTTTTTCAAAAAGCCAGTCTTCAAAAAGGGGGTGTGGCTTTAAAAGAGTTGCCTAAAGGCGTGTATTTATATTATTCTAAAACCTACCCTAAACATGCCAAAGTCATCAAATCCGATCCTTTTATAGGGTTGTATTTGTTGCAAAGTGCACCAAGTGCTTACGCTTATACTTTAAGGGATTTAGATAAAAACGCTCTCACAAGACCTATGGCTAGCGTGGGGGCAAACCAAGTCACAGAAGTGCAATTACTCTCTAAGCAAAAAGGCTATAACCATTACGCTCGCATTTCGCAAGCGATTCAAAAAAATGGTGTCATTAGCAATATTTGCTATCAAATGTTAGGGCTAGGGGTAGGGGGGAATGGTTTTATAGAAACAAAATTTATCAAGCGTTTTTTAAGCCAAAAAGAGCCTTATTATGGGGATATTGGGGTGCGTTTAGAAGAATATCATAAGCGTTTAGTGGTAGTGCAATTTGATCCCTTTTTCCCCAAAAACCCTTTTTTAAAAAACGATGAAATCATAGCGATCAATGATCAAAAAATCCATTCGTTAGCGGAGTTTGAATGGGTAGTGAGCAATCTCAAATACCAAAGCCTTGTTAGAGTGAAAATCAAGCGGAACCGCCAAATCAAAGAAGTAACGCTTAAAGTCAATAAGCGTTATGGGGGGTTTTTACTCAAAGACACTTTTTTAGAACGCTATAATATCGCTTTAGATGAGCGTTTTGTAATCACTAAAATAGGCAGTCATTTACCCAAAGGCTTGGATTTTTTAAAGCTTGGGGATAGGATTTTATGGGTGAATCGTAAAGATGTAGCCTTCAATCAAAAAGCTTTAAGAGAAGCATTGAGTGCACCTAAAATTGAATTGTTGGTGTTGCGTAAAGGCTTTGAATTTTACATTAAAGCGCGTTGA
- a CDS encoding mannose-1-phosphate guanylyltransferase/mannose-6-phosphate isomerase: MKIKHILLSGGSGKRLWPLSRSLYPKQFLKLFDHKSLFELSFKRNTPLVDETLIVCNEKHYFLALEEIEGEIQNKSVGFLLESLSKNTANAISLSALMSDKEDLLIVTPSDHLIKDIQAYENAMQKAIDLAKKGFLVTFGVSIEKPNTEFGYIESPNALDVKRFIEKPRLEKAIEFQQNGGFYFNSGMFVFQAGVFLEELKKHAPNVLKGCERAFESLENTHFFGKKIARLSVESMQDLEDVSVDIALMQQSHKIKMVELNAKWSDLGNFNALFEETANGSKENVSLNQTPVFAKESENNLIFSHKVSALLGVGNLAIIDTKDALLVAHKDKAKDLKALVSEIETHNQELLQTHTKVYRPWGSYEVLHESGCYKVKILEVKPNARLSLQKHFHRSEHWVVISGMASVELDYQLFELQANESTYIPKNTLHRLANYGKIPLIIIEVQVGEYVGEDDIVRVDDDFNRQNPSK; the protein is encoded by the coding sequence ATGAAAATCAAACATATCTTACTGAGTGGGGGGAGTGGCAAACGCCTATGGCCTTTGAGCCGTAGCCTATACCCTAAGCAATTTTTAAAGCTTTTTGATCATAAAAGCCTGTTTGAGTTGAGTTTTAAAAGAAACACTCCCTTAGTAGATGAAACGTTGATCGTGTGCAATGAAAAGCATTATTTTTTAGCCCTAGAAGAAATAGAGGGCGAAATCCAAAATAAAAGCGTGGGTTTTTTATTGGAGAGTTTGAGTAAAAATACTGCTAATGCCATTAGTTTGAGTGCTTTAATGAGCGATAAAGAAGATTTGCTCATCGTTACGCCAAGCGATCATTTGATTAAAGACATTCAAGCGTATGAAAATGCGATGCAAAAAGCGATTGATTTAGCCAAAAAAGGCTTTTTAGTTACTTTTGGCGTGAGCATTGAAAAGCCTAACACGGAGTTTGGGTATATTGAAAGTCCTAACGCTTTAGATGTCAAACGATTCATTGAAAAGCCAAGGTTAGAAAAAGCGATAGAGTTCCAACAAAATGGAGGGTTTTATTTCAATAGTGGCATGTTTGTTTTTCAAGCGGGCGTTTTTTTAGAGGAATTGAAAAAACATGCCCCTAATGTTTTAAAGGGGTGTGAAAGGGCGTTTGAATCGCTAGAAAACACGCATTTTTTTGGCAAAAAGATTGCACGCTTGAGTGTGGAGAGCATGCAAGATCTAGAGGATGTGAGCGTTGATATAGCCTTAATGCAACAAAGCCATAAAATCAAAATGGTAGAATTGAACGCTAAGTGGAGCGATTTAGGGAATTTTAACGCTCTTTTTGAAGAAACAGCTAACGGATCTAAAGAAAATGTCAGCTTGAATCAAACGCCCGTTTTTGCTAAAGAAAGCGAGAATAATTTAATCTTTTCTCATAAAGTCAGTGCTCTTTTAGGGGTTGGGAATTTAGCAATCATTGACACTAAAGACGCTCTTTTAGTCGCCCATAAAGACAAGGCTAAGGATTTAAAAGCTTTAGTGAGCGAGATAGAAACACACAACCAGGAATTATTGCAAACGCACACTAAAGTGTATCGCCCTTGGGGGAGTTATGAAGTCTTGCATGAGAGCGGTTGCTATAAGGTTAAGATTTTAGAAGTCAAACCAAACGCTAGGCTTTCTTTACAAAAGCATTTCCATAGGAGCGAACATTGGGTGGTGATTAGTGGGATGGCGAGCGTGGAATTAGATTATCAATTGTTTGAATTGCAAGCCAATGAATCCACTTATATCCCTAAAAACACCTTGCACCGCTTGGCTAATTATGGCAAAATCCCTTTAATTATCATAGAAGTCCAAGTGGGCGAGTATGTCGGTGAAGACGATATTGTAAGGGTTGATGATGATTTTAACAGACAAAATCCGAGTAAATAA
- the gmd gene encoding GDP-mannose 4,6-dehydratase: MKEKIALITGVTGQDGSYLTEYLLNLGYEVHGLKRRSSSINTSRIDHLYEDLHSEHKRRFFLHYGDMTDSSNLIHLIATTKPTEIYNLAAQSHVKVSFETPEYTANADGIGTLRILESMRILGLENKTRFYQASTSELYGEVLETPQNENTPFNPRSPYAVAKMYAFYITKNYREAYNLFAVNGILFNHESRVRGETFVTRKITRAASAIAYNLTDCLYLGNLDAKRDWGHAKDYVKMMHLMLQAPTPQDYVIATGKTTSVRDFVKMSFEFIGINLEFQNTGIKEIGLIESIDEKRANTLNLNLSHLKTGKIVVRIDERYFRPTEVDLLLGDPTKAEKELGWVREYDLKELVKDMLEHDLSECQKNFYLQDGGYTLRNFYE; the protein is encoded by the coding sequence ATGAAAGAAAAAATCGCTTTAATCACTGGGGTTACCGGTCAAGATGGGAGCTATCTGACTGAATACTTGCTGAATTTAGGCTATGAAGTGCATGGGCTAAAAAGGCGCTCTTCTAGTATCAACACTTCTAGGATCGATCATCTGTATGAAGATTTGCACAGCGAACACAAAAGGCGTTTTTTCTTACACTATGGGGATATGACAGACAGCTCTAATCTTATCCATTTGATCGCCACCACAAAGCCTACAGAGATTTATAATTTAGCCGCACAAAGCCATGTAAAAGTCTCTTTTGAAACCCCAGAATACACCGCTAACGCTGATGGTATTGGCACGCTAAGGATTTTAGAGTCCATGCGGATTTTAGGGCTAGAAAATAAAACACGATTCTACCAAGCCAGCACGAGCGAATTGTATGGTGAGGTCTTAGAAACCCCACAAAATGAAAACACCCCCTTTAACCCACGAAGCCCCTATGCGGTCGCTAAAATGTATGCCTTTTACATCACTAAAAATTACAGAGAAGCCTATAACTTGTTTGCGGTTAATGGCATTCTTTTTAACCATGAAAGTAGGGTGAGAGGCGAAACTTTTGTCACTCGTAAAATCACACGAGCCGCAAGCGCGATAGCGTATAATTTAACGGATTGCTTGTATTTAGGGAATTTAGATGCTAAAAGAGACTGGGGGCATGCCAAAGATTATGTGAAAATGATGCATTTAATGCTCCAAGCGCCCACTCCGCAAGACTATGTGATCGCCACAGGAAAAACCACAAGCGTGCGCGATTTTGTGAAAATGAGCTTTGAATTTATCGGTATCAATTTAGAATTTCAAAATACAGGGATTAAAGAAATTGGTTTGATTGAAAGTATTGATGAAAAAAGAGCGAACACTTTAAATCTAAACTTAAGCCATTTAAAAACAGGCAAAATCGTGGTGCGTATAGATGAACGCTACTTTAGGCCTACTGAAGTGGATTTGCTCTTAGGCGATCCCACTAAGGCTGAGAAAGAGCTAGGCTGGGTGAGAGAATACGATTTGAAAGAGTTGGTTAAGGACATGTTAGAGCATGATTTAAGCGAATGCCAGAAAAACTTTTACTTACAAGATGGGGGCTATACTTTAAGGAATTTTTATGAATGA
- a CDS encoding GDP-L-fucose synthase family protein has product MNEIILITGAYGMVGQNTALYFKKNKPDITLLTPKRSELNLLDKDNVQAYLKEYKPIGIIHCAGRVGGIVANMNDLSAYMVENLLMGLYLFSSALDLGIKKAINLASSCAYPKFAPNPLKESDLLNGSLEPTNEGYALAKLSVMKYCEYVSAEKGVFYKTLVPCNLYGEFDKFEEKIAHMIPGLISRMHTAKLKGEKNFVMWGDGTARREYLNAKDLARFIALAYDNIAQIPSVMNVGSGVDYSIEEYYEMVAQVLDYKGVFVKDLSKPVGMQQKLMDISKQKALKWELEISLEQGIKEAYEYYLKLLGA; this is encoded by the coding sequence ATGAATGAGATTATTTTAATCACCGGTGCCTATGGCATGGTGGGGCAAAACACGGCGTTGTATTTTAAAAAAAATAAGCCTGATATCACTTTACTCACCCCTAAAAGAAGCGAATTAAACCTGCTAGACAAAGACAATGTTCAAGCCTATTTGAAAGAATACAAGCCGATAGGCATTATCCATTGTGCTGGGAGAGTGGGGGGCATTGTCGCTAACATGAACGATCTTTCAGCTTACATGGTTGAAAACTTGCTCATGGGCTTGTATCTCTTTTCTAGCGCTTTAGATTTGGGTATCAAAAAAGCCATCAATTTAGCGAGCTCTTGTGCTTATCCTAAATTCGCCCCTAACCCTTTAAAAGAGAGCGATTTGTTAAACGGCTCTTTAGAGCCAACCAATGAAGGCTACGCTTTAGCCAAACTCTCTGTGATGAAATATTGCGAATATGTGAGCGCTGAAAAGGGCGTTTTTTATAAAACCTTAGTGCCTTGCAACCTTTATGGAGAGTTTGACAAATTTGAAGAAAAAATAGCGCACATGATACCAGGGCTTATTTCTAGGATGCACACCGCCAAATTAAAGGGCGAAAAAAATTTTGTGATGTGGGGCGATGGAACCGCTAGAAGAGAATATCTAAACGCTAAAGATTTAGCCCGATTTATTGCTCTAGCTTATGATAATATCGCTCAAATCCCTAGCGTGATGAATGTAGGCTCTGGCGTGGATTATAGCATTGAAGAGTATTATGAAATGGTCGCTCAGGTTTTAGACTATAAAGGCGTGTTTGTTAAAGACTTGTCTAAGCCGGTGGGCATGCAGCAAAAACTTATGGATATTTCCAAACAAAAGGCTTTAAAATGGGAATTAGAAATCTCTTTAGAGCAAGGCATCAAAGAAGCTTATGAGTATTATTTGAAGCTTTTAGGAGCTTAA
- a CDS encoding type IV secretion system protein, with product MKEKPFNSEQLAFLEELLSHQEKHLENKLSSFSVNDLDMQSVFRLERNRLKIAYKLLGLMSFIALVLAIVLISLLPLQKTEHHFVDFLNQDKHYAIIQRADKSISSNEALARSLIGAYVLNRESINRIDDKSRYELVRLQSNAKVWQRFEDLIKTNNSIYAQSHLEREVHIVNIAIYQQDNNPIASVSIAAKLLNENKLVYEKRYKIVLSYLFDTPDFDYASMPKNPTGFKVTRYSITEIAPRNKSD from the coding sequence ATGAAAGAAAAGCCTTTCAACAGCGAGCAATTGGCTTTTTTAGAAGAGCTTTTAAGCCACCAAGAAAAGCATTTAGAAAACAAGCTCTCTAGTTTTTCGGTGAATGATTTGGACATGCAAAGCGTGTTTAGGTTGGAGAGAAACCGCTTGAAAATCGCTTACAAACTTTTAGGTTTGATGAGTTTTATCGCTCTTGTTTTAGCGATCGTTTTAATCAGCCTTCTACCCTTACAAAAAACCGAACACCATTTCGTGGATTTTTTAAATCAAGACAAGCATTACGCCATTATCCAAAGAGCGGATAAAAGCATTTCTAGCAATGAAGCCTTGGCTCGCTCACTGATTGGGGCGTATGTGTTAAACAGAGAGAGCATTAATCGCATTGACGATAAGTCGCGCTATGAATTGGTGCGTTTACAAAGCAACGCTAAAGTGTGGCAGCGCTTTGAAGATTTGATTAAAACCAACAACAGCATTTATGCACAAAGCCACTTAGAAAGAGAAGTCCATATCGTCAATATTGCGATTTATCAGCAAGACAATAACCCCATTGCAAGCGTGTCCATTGCCGCCAAACTCTTGAATGAAAACAAATTGGTGTATGAAAAGCGTTATAAAATCGTGCTGAGTTATCTTTTTGACACTCCGGATTTTGATTACGCTTCCATGCCTAAAAACCCTACCGGCTTTAAAGTTACTCGCTATAGCATCACCGAAATTGCACCTAGAAATAAGAGCGATTGA
- a CDS encoding YbaB/EbfC family nucleoid-associated protein, with product MDFSQLSGLLDGVKKEFSQLEEKNKDTIYTSKSGGGMVSVSFNGVGELVDLQIDDSLLEDKEAMQIYLMSALNDGYKSVEENRKNLAFSMLGNFAKL from the coding sequence ATGGATTTTAGTCAATTGAGTGGGTTATTAGACGGCGTGAAAAAAGAATTTTCTCAATTAGAAGAAAAGAATAAAGATACGATTTACACTTCCAAAAGCGGTGGGGGAATGGTGAGCGTGAGTTTTAATGGGGTGGGGGAGTTAGTGGATTTGCAAATTGATGACAGCCTGTTAGAAGATAAAGAAGCGATGCAAATCTATTTGATGAGCGCTTTGAATGATGGGTATAAATCCGTAGAAGAAAACAGAAAAAATTTAGCTTTTAGTATGTTGGGGAATTTTGCCAAATTGTGA
- a CDS encoding P-type conjugative transfer protein TrbL translates to MKNDAYEIILSWFITPLTAILGRFAEFFLYTLHAQFVFNSAVALAFMFFAYKSLKEQNFFSVSTILEALLFVGFFVLFNYALKNPLHFYEFFQNAIFILPNMVTHALSQSLNHFSSHTLSLDFIFNHGFYALSFISDLSHSEISVWLFLSVLQALFLSVLFAIIILVYLEVHVWCSLGALFLAFGFFKTWRSVVFVCLKKCLALGFYKPFLLLVGFLNVSVTKALMDARMQEQQDLSLLLVVALFLCCVFIIGVPFFINALFRVQNSLKETYKLATNLGTNMSQNALTSLQYVTTPPVTTALSSVSTSTSESVSKEKETHSPTFKVETTRLDVKIPNFKQKKVKKDTINPKHEI, encoded by the coding sequence ATGAAAAATGACGCTTATGAAATTATTCTTTCTTGGTTTATCACACCGCTCACGGCGATTTTAGGGCGTTTTGCTGAATTTTTTCTCTACACTTTGCATGCACAATTCGTGTTTAATAGCGCGGTCGCTTTGGCGTTCATGTTCTTTGCTTATAAAAGTTTGAAAGAGCAGAATTTCTTTAGCGTTAGCACGATTTTAGAGGCGTTATTGTTTGTGGGGTTTTTTGTGCTTTTTAACTACGCTTTGAAAAATCCTTTGCATTTTTATGAATTTTTTCAAAACGCTATTTTTATTTTGCCTAATATGGTTACCCATGCCCTTTCTCAAAGCTTGAATCATTTTTCTAGCCACACGCTTTCATTAGATTTTATTTTCAATCATGGGTTTTATGCCCTTAGCTTTATCAGCGATTTGAGTCATAGTGAAATATCTGTTTGGCTTTTTTTAAGCGTTTTGCAAGCGCTTTTTTTGAGCGTGCTGTTTGCGATTATTATTTTAGTGTATTTGGAAGTGCATGTGTGGTGCTCTTTAGGGGCACTGTTTTTAGCGTTTGGGTTTTTTAAAACCTGGAGGAGCGTTGTGTTTGTATGCCTTAAAAAATGCCTAGCCCTTGGGTTTTACAAGCCTTTTTTGTTATTGGTTGGGTTTTTGAATGTGTCTGTAACTAAAGCCCTAATGGACGCTCGCATGCAGGAACAACAAGACTTGAGCCTTTTATTGGTGGTGGCGTTATTTTTGTGTTGCGTTTTTATCATAGGCGTGCCTTTTTTCATCAACGCTTTGTTTAGGGTGCAAAATAGCCTTAAAGAAACTTACAAACTCGCTACAAATCTGGGCACTAACATGAGCCAAAACGCTCTCACTTCTTTGCAATATGTTACTACCCCACCTGTTACTACTGCTCTCTCTAGCGTCTCTACTTCTACAAGCGAAAGCGTCTCTAAAGAAAAGGAAACGCATTCCCCCACATTCAAGGTAGAAACCACCCGATTGGATGTAAAAATTCCAAATTTCAAGCAAAAAAAGGTTAAAAAGGATACAATAAATCCAAAGCATGAAATTTAA
- the panD gene encoding aspartate 1-decarboxylase, which produces MTFEMLYSKIHRATITDANLNYVGSITIDENLAKLAKLREGMKVEIVNINNGERFSTYVILGKKRGEICVNGAAARKVAIGDVVIILAYASMNEDEMNVHKPCIVLVNEKNEILEK; this is translated from the coding sequence ATGACTTTTGAAATGCTTTATAGCAAAATCCACAGAGCGACTATCACAGATGCTAACCTCAACTATGTGGGCTCGATCACCATAGATGAAAATTTAGCCAAGCTCGCTAAACTCAGAGAGGGTATGAAAGTAGAAATCGTCAATATCAATAACGGCGAACGCTTCAGTACCTATGTGATTTTAGGGAAAAAAAGGGGCGAAATTTGCGTCAATGGTGCAGCAGCGAGAAAGGTAGCCATAGGCGATGTGGTGATCATTTTAGCTTATGCGAGCATGAATGAAGATGAAATGAATGTGCACAAGCCGTGCATTGTGTTAGTCAATGAAAAAAATGAAATTTTAGAAAAATAA